The following nucleotide sequence is from Gemmatimonadota bacterium.
GCACCGTTGGCGCAGAAACGAAGAAGCGCGAGCCCCACATGCCGGACTCTTCACCGTCCACGGCTGCGAAGATGATCGAGTGGGTCGGGCGCACGCGCAGGAAGTGTCGCGCCAGAATCGCGAGTGCCGCTGTGCCGGAGCCGTTGTCGTCGGCGCCGTTGTAGATCGAGTCGCCGTTGACGGGGCGGCCGATGCCGAGATGGTCGTAGTGCGCCGTGACCACGATGTACTGATCGGGGAACGCGCTCCCCTTGATCAGTCCGACAATGTTCGCACCAGACTTCACGTCCTTGAGCCGGGCAGAGGTCGAAGTCACCGGGACCTTGTGAATTCGTCCGGGCGCGACCGTTTCGAGGCCGAGCGCGTCGAAGCGCGCAGCGAGGAAGTCGCGGACCTTGGCGCTTCCGAGGGAGCCGATGGCGCGGCCACCCATCGAGTCAGCCGAGATGGCCGCCACGTCACTCAGCAGCGCGACCGAGTCGAGCATCGGCAGCGGGGCGCACCCCTGCTTGGTCGGGGGGATGGTCGAGGCCATCGTCGTCTGGCCGGTGCCCCGGGCGCAGGCAGCCGCGACCAGAAGGAGCGGGAGGATCAAGGTCGGGCGGAGCGTCATGGAACGACCGGGAGAAGGGCGGATGGAGAAGGGAGAAGGGGTAAGGGGAAGGCTATCCTCCTCCGGCAGGATGACAACCCCGCCGCGTCGGGCTACTTTCCCGCCCCGGGACAGGTGGCCGAGTGGTTTAAGGCACCACGTTGGAAGCGTGACGTACCGGCAACGGTACCGAGGGTTCGAATCCCTCCCTGTCCGTGGGCTTCGCCTTCAGAAGGAACCGATCCACTTCGGGCGGCGTAGATTCGGTGGACCCTCCTGGAGTGCCGCCGTGCTGATTCGCCGCCCCGATGACATCGCTTCGCGTGACATCACCGACGAAGCGCTCTACCTGAATCGACGCGCCTGGTTGCAAGCCGCCGGAGTCTCACTGGCTGCCTTCGCCCCGCTGCGGTTCTCCCGATTCCACAGCGTCGACGACAAGCCGACTCCCTACAAGCTCATCACGACCTACAACAACTTCTACGAATTCGGCACTTCGAAGGAAGACCCCTCGGAGAATGCCGGCACGTTGCGGCCGAAGCCGTGGACCGTGTCAGTCGAAGGCGACATCAAGCGCCCGGCGAAATACGCGCTCGACGATCTCCTACGCGGGATCCCGGTCGTTGACCGGACCTATCGCCATCGCTGCGTCGAGGCATGGTCGATGGTGATTCCCTGGAACGGGATCCAGTTGCGGGATTTGATCCGCAAGCTCGAACCCGGCTCGAAAGCGAAATTCGTTGAATTCACGACCCTCAACGATCCAGTGCAAATGCCGGGGCTCCGGTCGAACGCGCTGCCCTGGCCGTATGTCGAAGCGTTGCGGATGGACGAGGCGATGCATCCGCTCACGCTCCTTGCGACCGGCATCTATGGCAAGTCGCTGCTCAACCAGAACGGCGCACCACTCCGTCTGGTGACGCCGTGGAAGTACGGCTTCAAGGGCGGCAAATCGATTGTGCGGATTCGCTTTCTCGAGTCGCAGCCGGCGACCACCTGGAATGTGGCCGCGCCGGATGAGTACGGCTTCTACGCCAACGTGAATCCGTCGGTCGATCATCCGCGCTGGACTCAGTCGAAGGAGCGGCCGATCGGCGGATTCCTCAAGGTGCCGACGCTCCCGTTCAACGGCTACGCTGATCAGGTTGCCTCGCTCTACGCAGGGATGGACCTGCGCCGCAACTTCTGAATCGATGACCGCTGCGCAATGGGTCGGGCGTGTCGCCCGGCCCGCCGTCTGGTTCGGCGGCGCCATCCCGGCCGTCGTCCTCGTGCTCCGTTTCTTCAACGTCTACGGGGAAGACCTCGGCGCGAATCCCGCTGAGAAGCTGGAGCACTTCACCGGAACCGCAGCGCTCATCATCCTGCTGGTGACCCTGACGATCACCCCGCTGCGCCGGGTCACCGGAGTCAATGCGTTCATCAAGCTGCGGCGGCCGATCGGCCTCTGGGCCTTTGCGTATGCCTGCGTCCACCTCTCCTGCTACCTCGTCTTCGACCAGTCGTTCGATTGGCCCGAGATTCTCAAGG
It contains:
- a CDS encoding protein-methionine-sulfoxide reductase heme-binding subunit MsrQ, whose translation is MTAAQWVGRVARPAVWFGGAIPAVVLVLRFFNVYGEDLGANPAEKLEHFTGTAALIILLVTLTITPLRRVTGVNAFIKLRRPIGLWAFAYACVHLSCYLVFDQSFDWPEILKDIAKRPYITVGFTAFLILLALALTSTAWAIRRLGRRWQALHRLVYVAATLGVFHYLWSVKRDVSVPVGLGMVLLALLALRVKRPPSRAAAGDALPLES
- the msrP gene encoding protein-methionine-sulfoxide reductase catalytic subunit MsrP, coding for MLIRRPDDIASRDITDEALYLNRRAWLQAAGVSLAAFAPLRFSRFHSVDDKPTPYKLITTYNNFYEFGTSKEDPSENAGTLRPKPWTVSVEGDIKRPAKYALDDLLRGIPVVDRTYRHRCVEAWSMVIPWNGIQLRDLIRKLEPGSKAKFVEFTTLNDPVQMPGLRSNALPWPYVEALRMDEAMHPLTLLATGIYGKSLLNQNGAPLRLVTPWKYGFKGGKSIVRIRFLESQPATTWNVAAPDEYGFYANVNPSVDHPRWTQSKERPIGGFLKVPTLPFNGYADQVASLYAGMDLRRNF
- a CDS encoding M28 family peptidase; amino-acid sequence: MTLRPTLILPLLLVAAACARGTGQTTMASTIPPTKQGCAPLPMLDSVALLSDVAAISADSMGGRAIGSLGSAKVRDFLAARFDALGLETVAPGRIHKVPVTSTSARLKDVKSGANIVGLIKGSAFPDQYIVVTAHYDHLGIGRPVNGDSIYNGADDNGSGTAALAILARHFLRVRPTHSIIFAAVDGEESGMWGSRFFVSAPTVPLDQILLNVNLDMVGRNVNNELYAAGPGKYPLLTPLLEATVDCAPIHLTIGHDRASAGPGNDWTGQSDQGAFHAKGIPFVYFGEEDHPDYHRPSDHADKLMPAFYVGALRTVADFIRRFDSAPVNARITAAGQ